One segment of Gemmatimonadaceae bacterium DNA contains the following:
- a CDS encoding PTS sugar transporter subunit IIA has translation MELRDFFSEDAIELELKGTTKDDVLKELIALLKLDEKSEGMLFKMLKRRENLGSTGIGRGIAIPHCRSLVVSKLRVAFGRKREGLDFKAIDDKPVNFFFLIVAPPLEVSNQYLPVLGKIAQFSKEQDVPDRLNQISSPSEFMALLEEKHV, from the coding sequence ATGGAACTCCGCGACTTTTTCTCAGAAGATGCGATCGAGCTCGAGCTCAAGGGCACGACGAAAGACGACGTGCTCAAGGAGCTGATCGCGCTGCTCAAGCTGGACGAGAAGTCCGAAGGCATGCTCTTCAAGATGCTCAAGCGGCGCGAGAACCTCGGCTCGACGGGAATCGGGCGCGGGATCGCGATTCCCCACTGCCGCTCGCTGGTGGTCAGCAAGCTGCGCGTGGCGTTCGGCAGAAAGCGCGAAGGGCTGGACTTCAAGGCGATAGACGACAAGCCGGTGAACTTCTTCTTTCTGATCGTCGCGCCGCCGCTCGAGGTGTCGAACCAGTACCTCCCGGTGCTCGGCAAGATCGCGCAGTTCAGCAAGGAGCAGGACGTGCCGGACCGGCTGAACCAGATCAGTTCGCCGAGTGAGTTCATGGCGTTGCTGGAAGAGAAACACGTCTGA
- the dusB gene encoding tRNA dihydrouridine synthase DusB, whose product MRFPFPVTSEIPLYLAPMAGVSESPFRRICRRFGADVVVTEFLSAEGIRRENAATIDKLRFGADERPIGVQIFGGDPVAMGDAAALVTDVFQPEFIDINFGCPVKKVVKRNGGSGCLKDMSLVESVIRSVSAHTHLPVTVKIRSGWNEEMRDPVTIALRCQDAGAKALALHPRTRSQMYTGAARWEEIAAVVAALDIPVLGNGDIKTAEDAVRMQRETGCAGVMIARGSFGQPWIFRETRGLLEGKPKPAAPPVEERFAIALEHAHMAEEYEADPRGAAIEFRKHLGWYVKGLPGSADLRRKLHAVDSLSEVEEIFAAYLAAGHRHGEDSAVALDTAA is encoded by the coding sequence ATGCGCTTCCCGTTCCCCGTTACGAGCGAAATTCCGCTCTATCTCGCGCCCATGGCCGGCGTGTCGGAGTCGCCTTTCCGGCGTATCTGCCGGCGCTTCGGCGCCGACGTGGTCGTGACGGAATTCCTGTCCGCCGAGGGGATCCGCCGGGAGAACGCGGCCACCATCGACAAGCTCAGGTTCGGCGCGGACGAGCGCCCGATCGGCGTGCAGATCTTCGGCGGCGATCCCGTCGCGATGGGTGACGCCGCCGCGCTGGTCACCGACGTCTTCCAGCCCGAGTTCATCGACATCAACTTCGGCTGCCCGGTGAAGAAGGTCGTCAAGCGCAACGGCGGCTCCGGCTGCCTTAAGGACATGTCGCTGGTGGAGAGCGTGATCCGCTCCGTCTCCGCCCACACCCACCTGCCGGTCACGGTGAAGATCCGCAGCGGCTGGAACGAGGAGATGCGCGACCCCGTGACCATCGCGCTCCGCTGCCAGGACGCCGGGGCGAAGGCGCTGGCGCTGCACCCGCGCACGCGGTCGCAGATGTACACCGGCGCCGCCCGCTGGGAGGAGATCGCGGCCGTCGTGGCCGCGCTCGACATCCCCGTGCTCGGGAACGGCGACATCAAGACGGCGGAGGACGCCGTGCGGATGCAGCGCGAGACGGGCTGCGCCGGAGTGATGATCGCGCGCGGCTCGTTCGGGCAGCCGTGGATCTTCCGCGAGACGCGCGGTCTGCTCGAGGGAAAGCCCAAGCCGGCCGCGCCTCCCGTCGAGGAGCGGTTCGCCATCGCGCTCGAGCACGCGCACATGGCGGAGGAGTACGAAGCGGATCCGCGCGGAGCGGCGATCGAGTTTCGCAAGCACCTCGGCTGGTACGTCAAAGGGCTGCCGGGCTCGGCGGACCTACGGCGCAAGCTGCACGCGGTGGACTCGCTGAGCGAAGTCGAGGAGATATTCGCCGCGTATCTGGCGGCCGGTCACAGGCACGGGGAAGACAGCGCGGTCGCGCTGGACACGGCTGCGTGA
- a CDS encoding sensor domain-containing diguanylate cyclase has translation MPDSLITGYLDIVRAATGAEEVVFWRGNPESEALAPDWWSTTHGGEPEHFVEQTWRALVQWAVQEGRPQTVGAEAIQLVAAPVTGGEGGAIGALSISSEGGLHGGREALKTSIVGYCAHVGSLYELIRARGQYHRATQQASALLTAAQRFAVNRSIETLGDSITTAALEMTAGYGAALVHWNYENETGEVAFSSPDARARAGLKLDSGGHVARACSADIPLVMEDARRLNGKVVLFGDGEKSGGLGSLAILPLRGDGGVIGAIVIEGRAPGDVRQEDAKNLRLLALLAGSSLQTVWEIEEITRRARIDPLTELYNRGHFEDRLRQMLAETARFGGESSLVMFDIDHFKEVNDTHGHPAGDAVLKAIARLLEARVRNVDTCARYGGEELALLLPRTDLDGAVELANRLRLGVTDNPVPWGGRYLTITMSGGVASFPHCARSPESLIAAADAALYRAKQGGRDRVEAAVLLPLPVTI, from the coding sequence GTGCCTGACTCGCTGATAACGGGCTACCTCGATATCGTGCGCGCTGCGACGGGCGCCGAAGAAGTCGTGTTCTGGCGCGGCAACCCGGAGTCCGAAGCGCTCGCCCCCGACTGGTGGTCCACCACGCACGGCGGCGAGCCCGAGCACTTCGTCGAGCAGACCTGGCGCGCGCTCGTGCAATGGGCCGTGCAGGAAGGCCGGCCGCAGACCGTGGGAGCCGAAGCGATTCAGCTGGTCGCCGCGCCCGTTACCGGCGGCGAAGGCGGCGCGATCGGTGCGCTGAGCATCTCCTCTGAGGGCGGGCTGCACGGCGGGCGCGAAGCGCTCAAGACGTCCATCGTCGGCTACTGCGCGCACGTCGGCTCGCTGTACGAGCTGATCCGCGCGCGCGGCCAGTACCACCGCGCCACGCAGCAGGCCTCCGCGCTGCTGACCGCGGCGCAGCGATTCGCCGTGAATCGCAGCATCGAGACGCTCGGCGACTCGATCACCACCGCCGCGCTGGAGATGACCGCCGGCTATGGCGCCGCGCTGGTGCACTGGAATTACGAGAACGAGACGGGGGAGGTCGCGTTCTCGTCGCCCGACGCGCGCGCGCGGGCGGGACTCAAGCTCGACTCCGGCGGGCACGTCGCGCGGGCGTGCTCGGCTGACATCCCGCTGGTGATGGAGGACGCGCGCAGGCTCAACGGCAAGGTCGTTCTGTTCGGCGACGGGGAGAAATCCGGCGGACTCGGCTCGCTGGCCATCCTGCCGCTGCGCGGCGACGGCGGAGTGATCGGAGCGATCGTCATCGAGGGACGCGCGCCCGGCGACGTCAGGCAGGAGGACGCCAAGAACCTCCGGCTCCTCGCGCTGCTGGCCGGCTCCTCGCTGCAGACGGTGTGGGAGATCGAGGAGATCACGCGGCGCGCGCGCATTGACCCGCTCACCGAGCTGTACAATCGCGGCCACTTCGAGGATCGCCTGCGGCAGATGCTGGCCGAGACCGCGCGATTCGGCGGTGAGAGCTCGCTGGTGATGTTCGACATAGATCACTTCAAGGAAGTGAACGACACGCACGGCCACCCCGCGGGCGACGCGGTCCTCAAGGCAATCGCGCGGCTGCTGGAGGCACGCGTGCGGAACGTGGATACGTGCGCGCGGTACGGCGGGGAAGAGCTGGCGCTGCTGCTCCCGCGGACCGATCTGGACGGAGCGGTGGAGCTGGCCAACCGGCTTCGGCTGGGGGTCACAGACAATCCGGTGCCCTGGGGCGGCAGGTATCTCACGATCACGATGTCGGGCGGGGTGGCCAGCTTTCCGCACTGCGCGCGGTCACCGGAGTCGCTGATAGCGGCCGCCGACGCCGCGCTGTACCGGGCCAAGCAGGGCGGCCGCGACAGGGTGGAAGCAGCCGTGCTATTGCCGCTTCCCGTAACGATTTAG
- a CDS encoding helix-turn-helix transcriptional regulator — protein MEKSLATTIFDSLSSGVRLDVYRLLVKRGADGMVAGEIASALDVPPTNMSFHLKALTQAAMVSVTQEGRFQRYRANIPVMLDLIAYLTEECCAGDSEQCAELRAASCCTDAVLPPLTSTQVKS, from the coding sequence ATGGAAAAGAGCCTTGCGACGACAATCTTCGACTCACTCTCGTCTGGCGTGCGCCTCGACGTGTATCGGCTGCTCGTAAAGAGGGGCGCCGACGGCATGGTCGCTGGCGAGATCGCGTCGGCGCTCGACGTCCCCCCGACCAACATGTCCTTCCACCTCAAGGCGTTGACTCAGGCAGCGATGGTCAGCGTCACCCAGGAAGGTCGCTTTCAGCGGTATCGAGCCAACATCCCGGTGATGCTGGATCTGATCGCCTACCTGACGGAAGAGTGCTGCGCCGGCGACTCTGAGCAGTGCGCGGAGCTGCGTGCGGCTTCCTGCTGCACCGACGCCGTACTCCCGCCGCTTACCTCGACTCAAGTGAAATCATGA
- the arsD gene encoding arsenite efflux transporter metallochaperone ArsD, producing the protein MTIIQVYDPALCCSTGVCGLDVDQALVSFSADVDWARQNGAEIERFNLAQQPLAFAENATVKAFLDRSGQDALPLVLTDGEMALAGRYPTRAELARWTGLTDAADPNPQTSCCGGGDCC; encoded by the coding sequence ATGACAATCATTCAAGTCTACGACCCGGCCCTGTGCTGCAGCACCGGCGTGTGCGGCCTCGATGTGGACCAGGCGCTGGTGAGTTTTTCGGCAGATGTGGACTGGGCCAGGCAGAACGGCGCGGAGATCGAGCGCTTCAATCTTGCGCAGCAGCCGTTGGCGTTCGCGGAGAACGCGACTGTGAAAGCGTTTCTGGATCGCTCGGGACAAGATGCCTTGCCGCTGGTACTGACCGACGGTGAAATGGCGCTGGCGGGGCGCTACCCGACCCGCGCGGAACTGGCGCGCTGGACAGGCCTCACCGACGCGGCCGACCCCAACCCTCAGACGAGCTGCTGCGGCGGCGGTGACTGTTGCTGA
- the arsA gene encoding arsenical pump-driving ATPase: MNFLDHPPRFFFFTGKGGVGKTSIACATAVKLAGAGKRVLLVSTDPASNVGQVFGIGIANAITAVTAVPNLFALEIDPELAAQAYRDRIVGPVRGVLPDGVVKGIEEQLSGACTTEIAAFDEFTALLIDSELTADYDHILFDTAPTGHTIRLLQLPGAWSGFLEAGKGDASCLGPLSGLEKQREQYKAAVDALADAERTRLVLVARPQASALREVARTHGELAEIGLRQQYLVINGVLPESAVHGDALATAVLAREQAALASIPDSLRTLPRDQIGLKPFNLVGLTALHRLLDSTETLADGQQVTTPEPLTAPTLAALVDDIAADGHGLVMVMGKGGVGKTTLAAAVAVELAHRGLPVHLTTSDPAAHLTETLEETLDNLSVSRIDPRAETERYRQHVLKTKGAKLDAQGRALLEEDLRSPCTEEIAVFQAFARIIREGGRKFVVMDTAPTGHTLLLLDATGAYHREMERQMDGRGVNFITPMMQLRDPKQTKVLLVTLAETTPVLEAANLQDDLCRAGIEPWAWIINNSLAAAHTASPLLLQRAANEREEIAAVANVHAKRFAVVPLLPVEPVGLNNLRELAGEPEETLRGNAA, translated from the coding sequence ATGAACTTTCTCGATCACCCGCCGCGCTTCTTCTTCTTCACGGGCAAGGGCGGCGTAGGCAAGACCTCCATCGCCTGCGCCACCGCCGTCAAGCTGGCCGGTGCGGGCAAGCGCGTGCTGCTGGTGAGCACCGATCCCGCGTCCAATGTGGGACAAGTATTCGGTATCGGCATTGCCAATGCCATCACGGCCGTCACGGCCGTGCCGAATCTGTTCGCGCTGGAAATCGACCCTGAGCTCGCGGCCCAGGCCTACCGGGACCGGATCGTCGGCCCCGTGCGCGGCGTGTTGCCTGATGGGGTCGTCAAAGGCATCGAGGAGCAGCTTTCCGGCGCGTGCACCACCGAGATTGCGGCGTTCGACGAGTTCACGGCGCTGCTGATCGACTCCGAACTGACGGCTGACTACGATCACATTCTGTTCGACACCGCGCCCACCGGACACACCATTCGCCTGCTGCAGTTGCCGGGCGCCTGGAGCGGCTTCCTCGAAGCAGGCAAAGGCGATGCCTCCTGCCTGGGGCCGCTGTCGGGTCTGGAAAAGCAGCGGGAGCAATACAAGGCCGCCGTGGACGCTCTGGCCGACGCTGAGCGCACACGGCTGGTGCTGGTCGCACGCCCACAAGCGTCCGCCCTGCGCGAAGTGGCACGCACCCACGGGGAGCTCGCGGAGATTGGCCTGCGCCAGCAATACCTGGTGATCAACGGCGTGTTGCCCGAAAGCGCCGTCCATGGTGATGCGCTGGCGACCGCCGTGCTCGCCCGGGAACAGGCAGCGCTCGCATCAATTCCAGATTCACTGAGAACGCTGCCCCGCGATCAGATCGGGCTCAAGCCATTCAATCTGGTAGGTCTGACCGCGCTACACCGCCTGCTCGACAGCACGGAAACGCTGGCGGACGGCCAGCAGGTGACCACGCCAGAACCGCTGACCGCTCCGACGCTGGCCGCGCTGGTTGACGACATCGCTGCCGACGGTCATGGGTTGGTGATGGTGATGGGCAAAGGCGGCGTGGGCAAAACCACACTGGCGGCGGCGGTGGCTGTGGAACTCGCTCACCGCGGCTTGCCGGTCCACCTCACCACTTCCGACCCAGCTGCACACCTGACTGAAACCCTTGAGGAAACGCTCGACAACCTGAGCGTGAGCCGCATCGATCCGCGCGCCGAAACCGAACGCTACCGTCAGCACGTGCTGAAAACCAAAGGCGCCAAGCTCGATGCCCAGGGTCGCGCATTGCTGGAGGAGGACCTGCGCTCGCCGTGTACCGAGGAGATCGCTGTTTTCCAGGCCTTCGCGCGGATAATCCGCGAGGGAGGCAGGAAATTCGTTGTGATGGATACGGCACCGACCGGGCACACCTTGCTTCTGCTGGACGCCACGGGCGCCTACCACCGGGAAATGGAGCGTCAAATGGATGGCAGAGGCGTCAATTTCATCACTCCGATGATGCAGCTCCGGGATCCAAAACAAACCAAAGTGTTGTTGGTCACGTTGGCTGAGACCACCCCGGTGCTGGAGGCTGCGAATCTCCAGGACGACCTGTGCCGCGCCGGTATCGAACCCTGGGCCTGGATCATCAACAACAGTCTCGCCGCTGCGCATACCGCCTCACCGCTCCTGCTGCAGCGGGCCGCCAACGAGCGCGAGGAGATCGCCGCTGTAGCCAACGTGCATGCCAAGCGCTTTGCCGTGGTGCCGCTGCTGCCTGTCGAGCCGGTGGGACTGAACAATCTCCGTGAGCTGGCAGGCGAGCCTGAAGAAACACTTCGAGGGAATGCTGCATGA
- the arsB gene encoding ACR3 family arsenite efflux transporter, whose product MTARSPIGFFERYLSLWVALCIVAGIGLGSLLPALFQTLARLEYGSVNFIVAILIWFMVYPMMVSVDFSSLKRIHERPKGLVITLVVNWLIKPFTMAGLGVLFFHYFFIDLIDPANASQYIAGLILLGAAPCTAMVFVWAQLTRGDATYTLAQVALNDVIMIFAFAPIVALLLGVTDIQVPWATLILSVGLYVLIPLLAGVTTRVQLSRTADNPAQADMAVSRFNAHIKPLSILGLLGTVVLLFGFQGRIILDQPLLIALIAVPLLIQSYGIFAIAYTAARLWKVPYNVAAPCALIGTSNFFELAVAVAIGLFGLNSGAALVTVVGVLVEVPVMLSLVAFSNRTQGWFPAAPAPATIGHPRSCNAREEIHV is encoded by the coding sequence ATGACCGCACGCTCGCCGATTGGATTCTTCGAGCGCTACCTGTCCTTGTGGGTCGCGCTGTGCATCGTGGCTGGTATCGGCCTGGGCAGCCTGCTGCCGGCGCTGTTTCAAACCCTGGCCCGCCTGGAATACGGTTCGGTCAACTTCATCGTCGCGATACTGATCTGGTTCATGGTCTATCCGATGATGGTGTCGGTGGATTTCTCGAGCCTCAAGCGCATTCACGAACGCCCCAAAGGGCTGGTGATCACGCTGGTGGTGAACTGGCTGATCAAGCCGTTCACGATGGCCGGGCTGGGGGTGCTGTTCTTTCACTACTTCTTTATTGACCTGATCGATCCTGCCAACGCCAGCCAGTACATCGCAGGCCTGATCCTGCTGGGCGCCGCGCCCTGCACAGCCATGGTGTTCGTCTGGGCGCAACTCACTCGGGGTGACGCGACATACACGCTGGCACAGGTGGCGCTCAACGACGTCATCATGATTTTCGCCTTCGCGCCAATCGTGGCCTTGTTGCTGGGTGTGACCGACATCCAGGTACCCTGGGCGACCTTGATCCTCTCAGTGGGCCTGTACGTACTGATCCCGCTGCTTGCCGGTGTGACAACGCGAGTGCAGCTCAGTCGTACCGCGGACAACCCGGCGCAAGCCGACATGGCGGTGTCGCGCTTCAACGCCCACATCAAGCCCCTTTCGATACTTGGCCTGTTGGGTACGGTGGTGCTGCTGTTTGGTTTTCAAGGGCGGATCATCCTCGATCAGCCGTTGCTGATCGCACTGATCGCGGTGCCGCTGTTGATCCAGTCGTACGGCATTTTTGCCATCGCCTATACGGCGGCGAGACTCTGGAAAGTCCCATACAACGTGGCAGCGCCCTGCGCATTGATCGGCACTTCCAACTTTTTCGAGTTGGCGGTGGCTGTGGCCATCGGTCTGTTCGGCCTCAATTCAGGGGCGGCGCTGGTCACCGTCGTCGGCGTTCTGGTGGAGGTGCCCGTGATGCTGTCACTGGTGGCCTTTTCTAATCGCACGCAGGGTTGGTTTCCCGCTGCGCCGGCCCCGGCAACCATCGGCCACCCGAGGAGTTGCAACGCGAGAGAAGAAATCCATGTATAA
- a CDS encoding universal stress protein translates to MYNTVLVALDLAPAEQPILDCLPELQHWGVRRVILTHVIQVGYTQGAALAHEKDYVAWLEKLAQPLRAAGLEVEVSVRASGVPAEEILAAASDHGAELIVIGSRGHNLISKLFLGSVARAVIQRTTVPLLLEWVEPTAVGTQHKCAAVCTNTLRHVLLATDFSASAAAAEAAAIHLASKAEQVDCVYVMEAADSAATSLAASHAQEALNALIRRIEATGSRGNPVMLEGKASAEIARHARSRDVSLIVVGKRGHNPIASRLIGSTAANLCEIAGRPVLMVP, encoded by the coding sequence ATGTATAACACGGTATTGGTTGCGCTGGATCTGGCGCCGGCCGAGCAGCCCATCCTCGACTGCCTGCCTGAGCTGCAACACTGGGGTGTGCGGCGCGTGATACTCACGCACGTCATTCAGGTGGGTTACACGCAGGGTGCAGCTCTGGCTCATGAAAAGGACTATGTAGCCTGGCTGGAAAAACTGGCGCAGCCCCTACGGGCTGCGGGCCTCGAGGTTGAGGTCAGCGTCCGGGCCAGCGGTGTTCCAGCTGAAGAAATTCTGGCAGCGGCGTCTGACCATGGCGCCGAGCTGATCGTGATTGGATCGCGTGGTCACAACCTGATCAGCAAGCTCTTTCTGGGCAGCGTGGCCAGAGCCGTGATTCAAAGGACAACGGTGCCATTGCTGTTGGAGTGGGTCGAACCCACCGCCGTTGGTACCCAGCACAAATGTGCGGCGGTCTGCACGAACACTTTGCGCCATGTGCTACTCGCGACGGATTTTTCAGCGAGTGCGGCGGCGGCGGAGGCCGCGGCGATCCACTTGGCATCGAAAGCCGAACAGGTCGACTGCGTTTATGTCATGGAAGCGGCCGACAGCGCTGCGACCTCCCTTGCGGCCTCGCACGCACAGGAGGCATTGAACGCACTGATACGACGCATCGAGGCCACCGGAAGTCGTGGCAACCCCGTCATGCTTGAAGGTAAGGCATCGGCTGAAATCGCTCGTCATGCACGCAGCCGGGACGTGTCGCTGATCGTGGTGGGCAAACGCGGCCATAACCCGATAGCCAGCCGGCTGATCGGCAGCACGGCTGCCAATCTTTGCGAGATCGCGGGTCGCCCTGTGTTGATGGTCCCGTGA
- a CDS encoding lysylphosphatidylglycerol synthase transmembrane domain-containing protein, with protein sequence MRTATRWSITLAIFALLVLFARTVDWNAAWAAMRGASIPLLLLAFAANTTSVLLRIIRWWIFLRPAGSPSLSLATKAGIAGVGLNNVLLANGGEAARVVFVSSASGVPSATVLATIALERMFDIVGFIVMVVAGTLIFPLPPEMEGYRIPAMIVLVVVLGGLGTLVYMTRHMTPATLAERPPEITPPVGLVAKIGSFFKWFVASMGALANSPRFVGALTLSLVAWVLQIVTFALAAKAAGVEVPLAASLAGLLAVNLGLVLRATPGNVGFFQFAYALTVEQFGVPRDPAIAVSLLIQTLQMVPVTIIGVALAPEFVFKKRGQSAAS encoded by the coding sequence ATGCGAACCGCGACCCGGTGGTCGATCACCCTCGCGATATTCGCACTGCTCGTGCTGTTTGCGCGGACCGTGGACTGGAACGCGGCGTGGGCGGCGATGCGGGGAGCGTCGATCCCGCTGCTGCTGCTGGCGTTCGCCGCCAACACGACGTCCGTCCTGCTTCGGATAATCCGCTGGTGGATATTCCTTCGCCCAGCGGGCTCCCCCTCGCTCAGCCTGGCGACGAAGGCCGGGATTGCCGGAGTCGGCCTCAACAACGTGCTGCTCGCGAACGGCGGCGAGGCCGCGCGCGTGGTGTTCGTGTCGAGCGCGTCCGGAGTGCCGAGCGCGACCGTGCTCGCGACGATCGCGCTCGAGCGGATGTTCGACATAGTGGGGTTCATCGTGATGGTGGTGGCGGGCACGCTGATCTTCCCGCTGCCGCCGGAAATGGAGGGCTACCGGATCCCCGCCATGATCGTGCTCGTGGTGGTGCTCGGCGGACTGGGCACCTTGGTCTACATGACACGGCACATGACCCCGGCCACGCTGGCGGAGCGGCCGCCCGAGATCACGCCGCCGGTCGGGCTCGTGGCAAAGATCGGCTCGTTCTTCAAGTGGTTCGTCGCGAGCATGGGCGCGCTGGCGAACAGCCCGCGCTTCGTCGGCGCGCTCACGCTGTCGCTGGTCGCGTGGGTGCTCCAGATCGTCACGTTCGCGCTGGCCGCGAAGGCGGCGGGGGTCGAAGTCCCGCTAGCCGCGAGCCTCGCGGGGCTGTTGGCGGTGAATCTCGGGCTCGTGCTGCGCGCGACGCCCGGTAACGTCGGCTTCTTCCAGTTTGCCTACGCGCTCACGGTGGAGCAGTTCGGCGTCCCGCGCGACCCGGCGATCGCGGTGTCGCTGCTGATTCAGACGCTGCAGATGGTGCCGGTCACGATCATCGGGGTCGCGCTCGCGCCCGAGTTTGTGTTCAAGAAGCGGGGACAATCCGCAGCGTCCTAG